In a genomic window of Fusarium verticillioides 7600 chromosome 11, whole genome shotgun sequence:
- a CDS encoding phenylalanine ammonia-lyase, which produces MSEMPLRDTDHLSGCGHHVTAVSDRENDASKSTKATDPSSFSPAHASQACDIWKKIQSIKDCGFVILDGSDLDVASVIAVAKYNCNAYVAKRDDIADAMNKSVVLLEEYLAKGYFVYGVNTGFGGSADTRTKDLPALQSALLQLTQAGILNNEDENGSALSSMPVTWVRAAMLIRCNTLLRGHSGVRLQLVQALLLLLRKGMTPIVPLRGSISASGDLIPLSYIAGMLEGNPDIRVRTTTSFVLSADKALELAGLEPIALGPKEGLGLVNGTAPSAALGCLAVHETNKILLLAQGLVAMSCEALLGKAENYHPFISSVCPHPGQVECSATILHFLGGSSLVQSLKEEDKFRPGLAQDRYALRGTPQWLGPQLEDACSVLSQITVELNSTSDNPIIDVHSGEVYSGANFISSSVTNGMEKTRLALQMVGKLLFSLSSEIINPAMNRGLPPNLVADDPSLSFTMKGIDISMAAYLSELGYLANPITPHVQSAEMHNQAINSLALISGRYTLQAADVVMQMCAAHLFAVCQALDLRVLHMTYLKALRSKLISVVHPFLNEVEDQVAEGIYESLHETIVKSWNASACYDLEDRCKILCKEAIPVLREHLEEHQMHLVSAPPLRRGLESLAYSTFTQTRSEFFLNPPTKQFLGNASMRLYSFVRDELGVPFHQGLVEHPGRGPGVKINGREKQTIGSWVSIIYSALNNDQVWGPLVDALGSKAC; this is translated from the exons ATGTCTGAAATGCCGCTTCGTGACACTGATCATCTTTCTGGCTGTGGTCATCATGTGACTGCAGTCTCAGACCGGGAGAACGATGCCTCGAAAAGCACCAAGGCCACTGACCCTTCAAGTTTTTCACCTGCTCATGCTTCCCAAGCTTGCGATATCTGGAAAAAGATCCAGAGTATCAAGGATTGCGGTTTTGTGATTCTCGATGGGTCCGACCTTGATGTCGCTTCGGTGATTGCAGTCGCCAA GTATAACTGCAATGCTTATGTGGCAAAGAGAGACGATATCGCAGACGCCATGAATAAAAGTGTCGTGCTGCTCGAAGAGTATCTCGCCAAAGGCTACTTTGTATACG GCGTCAATACAGGCTTTGGTGGAAGCGCTGATACACGAACAAAGGACCTCCCCGCTCTGCAGTCAGCATTACTGCAGCTCACCCAAGCGGGCATCTTGAATAATGAAGACGAAAATGGAAGTGCGCTTAGCAGTATGCCCGTCACCTGGGTCCGAGCCGCCATGCTGATTCGCTGCAATACACTACTTCGGGGCCACTCAGGTGTCCGCCTGCAGCTCGTCCaagccctccttctcctACTCCGAAAAGGCATGACGCCTATTGTTCCACTGCGGGGATCCATCTCTGCATCTGGTGACTTGATCCCTCTATCATATATCGCCGGCATGCTTGAGGGCAACCCCGACATTCGCGTCCGCACAACGACCTCGTTTGTTCTGTCCGCTGATAAGGCCCTTGAGCTCGCTGGCCTAGAGCCAATTGCCCTTGGACCCAAGGAAGGTCTTGGGCTTGTCAACGGCACAGCTCCTTCAGCTGCATTAGGCTGTCTGGCTGTTCATGAGACAAACAAGATATTGTTACTGGCCCAAGGGCTTGTAGCCATGTCATGTGAGGCGCTACTTGGCAAGGCTGAGAATTACCATCCTTTCATCTCTTCTGTTTGTCCTCATCCCGGGCAGGTAGAGTGTTCTGCAACTATACTGCACTTTCTCGGCGGATCTTCACTCGTTCAAAGcctcaaggaagaggatAAGTTCAGACCTGGTCTTGCTCAGGATAGGTATGCCTTACGCGGGACTCCACAGTGGCTCGGTCCGCAACTTGAGGATGCCTGTTCTGTGCTATCTCAGATCACAGTGGagctcaactcaacttccGATAATCCCATCATCGACGTACATTCTGGCGAGGTTTACTCTGgcgccaacttcatctctAGCTCAGTTACCAACGGAATGGAAAAGACCCGCCTAGCTCTTCAGATGGTCGGCAAactcctcttcagcctctcTTCTGAAATCATAAACCCAGCCATGAACAGAGGTCTTCCTCCCAATCTCGTCGCCGACGATCCCAGCTTATCCTTTACCATGAAAGGTATTGACATTAGTATGGCAGCTTATTTGTCAGAGCTTGGGTATCTTGCCAACCCTATTACACCCCATGTCCAATCCGCAGAGATGCACAACCAGGCGATCAATTCTCTAGCGCTGATCTCAGGAAGATATACTCTTCAAGCAGCTGATGTTGTCATGCAAATGTGCGCCGCGCATCTATTCGCCGTTTGTCAGGCGTTGGACTTACGAGTGCTCCATATGACGTATCTCAAGGCGCTCAGAAGCAAGTTGATCTCTGTAGTACACCCATTCCtgaatgaggttgaagatcaGGTAGCGGAAGGGATCTATGAGAGTCTCCATGAGACTATCGTCAAATCTTGGAATGCCTCGGCGTGCTATGATCTCGAAGATCGATGCAAGATTCTATGCAAGGAAGCAATACCGGTCCTTCGTGAGCACCTTGAGGAGCACCAGATGCATCTTGTCTCGGCACCGCCACTCCGGAGAGGCTTGGAGAGTTTAGCTTATTCCACATTCACCCAGACAAGGAGCGAGTTCTTCCTCAACCCTCCTACCAAGCAATTTCTGGGCAATGCTTCTATGAGACTATACTCTTTTGTGAGAGACGAACTAGGTGTGCCTTTTCATCAAGGCCTGGTGGAGCATCCTGGTAGAGGCCCTGGGGTCAAGATCAATGGACGAGAGAAACAAACTATAGGGTCTTGGGTTTCGATCATCTATAGCGCCCTGAATAACGATCAGGTCTGGGGTCCCTTGGTTGACGCTCTAGGGAGCAAGGCGTGCTAA